A genomic region of Peptoniphilus sp. ING2-D1G contains the following coding sequences:
- a CDS encoding Hypothetical protein (Family membership) — MSIPERIKKIEKMEKILDEHNLRLGRLKKALDEFKQHQKEYSELKDYYLKGEYLRDVESFDKGEFPTDLKCGVLSEDAVFNLIGDNFNMAVEMLEVATAIIKAH, encoded by the coding sequence ATGAGTATTCCCGAACGTATTAAAAAAATAGAAAAAATGGAAAAAATCCTTGACGAACATAATCTCAGACTGGGCAGACTAAAAAAGGCTCTTGATGAATTCAAACAACATCAGAAAGAGTATTCCGAGTTGAAAGACTATTACTTAAAGGGAGAATATTTAAGGGATGTTGAAAGCTTTGATAAGGGAGAATTTCCCACGGATTTAAAATGCGGTGTTCTTTCGGAAGATGCAGTCTTTAATCTCATAGGCGATAACTTCAACATGGCGGTGGAGATGCTGGAAGTCGCAACAGCAATAATAAAAGCACATTGA
- a CDS encoding putative membrane protein (Hypothetical protein), with protein sequence MFTLRLHPFSLHNVDYQKREKRIKRVEALALSMPEDRKKLYYADNYRSLAEDFAKIIGNTDLRPLEEISSYPKEEYRIIVDGPEKLSRDLYNKTGVNIDFNKSMAVLSEVDNMGKEFILWSYKAKDWIFFAYPEEIMVPSRQETGISLQELMLPKIEEGFKKILKNLDNYIENPSEIESVHQYRVSIRSFRALISLVKPILSPSFYTQIQDIFRQKGRDAELLRELDVLTQQWDKVRDTEELALRNALVAERKKEEERLLEVLKDNKTVEELKNGLNLFINSLSITDWHNIDGIYLMDERLHNWYRFTLESLWQMEGFNFPYVHRIRLKSKKYRYISEFFSEHITQSQLKHHKDAKKRQGVLGDVCDALRNQEAVKELAVNLKGEALVEAEKFIDKEKARENQLLSDLGFVDTSEDFTVNNKKEIVENNKEQARAEALDEVVEKDETQVDIRNKRENLDENTKKDKPSSLISVFIGIVVLFLIYYFMFR encoded by the coding sequence ATGTTTACTTTAAGATTACATCCTTTTAGTTTGCATAATGTCGATTATCAAAAACGAGAGAAAAGGATTAAGCGAGTTGAAGCTTTAGCGCTTTCAATGCCTGAAGACAGAAAAAAACTTTACTATGCTGACAATTATAGGAGTTTAGCAGAGGATTTTGCAAAAATAATAGGAAATACAGACCTACGACCTTTAGAAGAAATATCTTCATATCCAAAGGAAGAATATAGGATTATTGTAGATGGTCCTGAAAAACTATCCCGCGATTTATATAATAAAACCGGTGTAAACATAGATTTTAACAAATCAATGGCTGTTTTATCAGAAGTTGACAATATGGGCAAAGAGTTTATCCTTTGGTCATATAAGGCCAAGGACTGGATATTTTTTGCTTATCCTGAAGAAATTATGGTTCCCTCCAGACAAGAAACAGGCATTTCTTTACAGGAATTAATGCTTCCGAAAATTGAAGAGGGATTTAAGAAAATACTAAAAAATTTGGATAACTATATAGAAAATCCATCGGAGATAGAATCAGTCCACCAATACAGGGTTTCTATCAGAAGTTTTCGAGCTCTAATTTCTTTAGTCAAGCCCATATTATCACCGTCTTTTTATACTCAAATCCAAGACATATTCAGACAAAAGGGAAGAGATGCGGAACTGCTCAGAGAACTGGATGTTTTAACTCAACAATGGGATAAAGTCAGAGATACTGAAGAATTGGCTCTTAGAAATGCTTTAGTGGCTGAAAGAAAAAAAGAAGAAGAAAGATTATTGGAAGTTTTAAAGGACAATAAAACTGTAGAAGAGTTAAAGAATGGTTTAAACTTATTTATTAACAGTTTAAGTATAACTGATTGGCACAACATAGACGGGATTTATCTAATGGATGAAAGGCTTCATAATTGGTACAGATTTACTTTAGAATCATTGTGGCAAATGGAGGGATTTAATTTTCCTTATGTTCATAGAATTAGATTAAAAAGCAAGAAATACAGATATATTTCAGAATTCTTCAGCGAGCATATTACTCAAAGTCAATTGAAGCATCACAAAGACGCAAAGAAGAGACAGGGAGTTTTAGGAGATGTATGTGATGCCTTAAGGAATCAAGAAGCAGTTAAAGAACTTGCGGTTAATTTAAAGGGAGAGGCTTTAGTAGAAGCTGAGAAATTTATAGATAAGGAGAAGGCGAGAGAGAATCAATTATTATCTGATTTAGGTTTTGTTGATACAAGTGAAGATTTTACCGTTAATAATAAAAAAGAGATAGTTGAAAATAACAAAGAGCAAGCAAGGGCGGAAGCTTTGGATGAAGTAGTTGAAAAAGATGAAACTCAAGTAGATATAAGAAATAAAAGAGAAAATCTTGATGAGAATACTAAAAAAGACAAGCCTTCAAGCTTGATATCGGTATTTATAGGAATTGTTGTTTTATTTTTAATTTACTACTTCATGTTTAGGTAG
- a CDS encoding Hypothetical protein (Family membership) encodes MGFLQDKNITKGSDETFKGDELITRGELTAIAAKFTDIDLINKHWAYYELMEASYNHDYERKNNGIEDWYQIRVNPREYRIL; translated from the coding sequence GTGGGATTCTTACAAGACAAAAATATAACAAAGGGTTCGGATGAAACCTTTAAAGGCGATGAACTCATAACAAGGGGAGAACTTACAGCCATAGCAGCTAAGTTTACAGATATAGACTTAATCAACAAACACTGGGCATACTATGAATTAATGGAAGCATCTTATAATCATGACTATGAAAGAAAAAATAATGGCATAGAAGACTGGTATCAAATAAGAGTTAACCCAAGAGAATATAGAATTTTATAA